In Leishmania donovani BPK282A1 complete genome, chromosome 19, the sequence AACGTCTgcgttcccccccccctccccccgacTCCCCCCGCACCGCCTACACCGACAAGCGTTCCTTTTCTCCTGTGGGCACGCAGCAGTGAAGAAGATTTCCGCTGTTCCTGCGGGTTGCCTGCGCGTACGTGGCTGACACCCACACCGACACACCACTCTTCAGCGCGGGCTTTGTTGCACCCAGTTTTGTCCGTTGTGGCActtgttttgtgtgtgcttgcgttaGTCTGTGCCGTTCTCTCGCTTCCTTCCTTTTCGCCTTTTCATCTTCCGCTCATTGCGTCTCCGTGTCttcgcctcgtcgccgtcttcgtctctttctctgtcaCCCTTCCCGTCTTTTTCGCTTTACCCGTTGCGTGTcgtcttttctttttttttttcgcgtcGTCCGCGATTGCGTTGCGCCTCGTCGGGTGGTAGTGGTCGTGCCTGCTTCCGTGGTGCTGTCGAAGAGACGTTGACGATTATTTCGCCTGTTTCGTTCCCCATCGGCTTGCGCTGCGCACAACTGCGGCGAAGGAGTGCGCCCCCTTTTTTGGTGCGTTCTCGCCCTGTTCTTTCGGATCGTCTTTCTGTATCTTTGACGGCCGCCTCCCTCATCGCGTCACCATGGAGACGAATCGGCCACCTTCGACGGCGAAGTGGGTGAGCCGACGCACGCTTGACAGTCAGGCGAACAACCGCGAAAACAACGCAGGACTGACGCACCCGCGCGGGTCCAACTCAGACAAAAACCCGAACAGCGCGAATCATCACCACGGCGCGGAGAAGCGTAGGTATGGGCACGCCCCAGATGCTGTCATTGCGGCAATCggtcgtggcagcggcagcggcaatgctggcggcgccgctgccgctgacaACTCGCCGTCCGCACCGTTCCACACGaacggcggctgcggcaatAACCGGTTTGGCATCTCAGGCAgtggccacggcggcggttgGGGCAGCAACGCTCCCAACTCACATGCCACAAACAACGAACTCAACCACCAGGGTAACACGTTTGCCACGAACACCGTTAACGCTCATGGACCACACAGCAACGGCAATAATAACGCCAATGGCGGTAGCCGTCGCGGCTATGGGGCCGGTGGTGGGTATGGAGAGGCGACAGAGCCGACAatcccgccaccgccgcgaagCGTGCAGATGGGGCAGGGCGCCTTGGCTGCCcaagccgccgcggccacctcgCGGGATTTTAttccgcagccgcgccacgcaAAGgcaaacagcagcgccagcagccacTCTCTGAAGTCGATGGAAgcatcaccgcctcctcctggTGCCGTGCCTTCTGTGCCTCCTGCCACCCACAGCCCTAGCTCGACCCCAGCGCTACGCTGGGGTTTCAACGCCACCCCAACACCACGCAGCGCgaacggcggcgcagcaacgcCGAACGCACCCCCATTGGCTTATACTGCCGCCTCCCACTTCGACGCGCTGGCGGGGCTCCTCGCTCCCAAGTCAGCTACACCGTCGCCCCTCGCGAGCGCAGCAGACGGTGGTGGCCCCGAGGCAACGGTTGCTGCCCAAGCACCTCCGCCTTTCACggccgcaccgctggcgtTTACCACGACGGTGCCCTCCGTCaacgcctctctcgcctccaccgcaccaggcgcaggtgctccagcgccactgcGGTCGTTCGCCGCCACTAGCGCCGTGAATGTCGAGCCCTCGCCTCTCGATTCGTTTCACATCGGCGAAAACCTCAGCTTCGGCGCCTCCGCATTCGGCGGGTCGCTGCACTCGCAGCCGTCCGAGATTgagacgctgctgggccAGGTGGAGCGCAGCGCGGGGACGCTGCCGGCGGGGGCGGCAGGTGAGCGCGTGATAGGCGGCTcgctgcgcgagcggcgcTCCGTGACTGACTGGGGCATCGAGGAGGCGATCCGGACGGTGCTGCCGGGGAtggacgaggacgagagCTCGGACAACATGCAGGGCCCGAATTTCTCTGGCGGCATCGCAGCCATCACCGGCAACTGGCACACGTCCGGCGATGTCGAGGCGCAACCTgtcgccagcggtggcgtcaGTGGCCTGCTGGCCGACTTCCCCACATCATTTGCTGCGTCCTTCTCAGAGCCTGCGAGCACGTTGCTGCAGTCGCCCTTCGCCGCAGATGCAGCCTCGAACACGATGGACAATCTTAGTCGGGCCTTCAGTACCGCTGCCCGCGTGGATTCCTGCTCCTTCACTACGTCGCCAGCCACCACGACGGCGAccccgctgcagcgccctCCAACGTCGCCGGGGGTGCGGCTGCCAAATCGCGTCACACCGGTAGAGTCAATGTCGATGCCGCCCTCGATGAGGGATTTGGCGCACCCTGGCGGCAACCCCTACACGGCTCCCacagcgacgcagccgccgccgccgcggtctGCCAAGTCGGAGGTCTCAGCGCGCGTCGAGGATCTGCCAGGCGCCGGgcagggcggcagcagcgaatTCTTCAACCTCTAcaccctgccgccgccagcgaccACGTCTCCGTGGCTCTCGTCAGGGATCGGCGagtcagcggcgccgatggcgcctGTGAACCGCACAAGCGATTCCATGACCGCCAAGCTACCAGGGCACCGCTCGCCGCGCACGACTGCGGCTCGACCAGAGAGGCTGCAAGCGATCCCATTGAAAGAAGGGAGCATGAACAGCAACGGAGggctgacgacgacgaccggCAGCACCACAAGCCCTGCTTTGGCGGCGGCCCGCCagtccagcacctccagccACGGCGGCTCGGCGCCCAACACGCCGTCCCTGCGCAAGGAGCtctcgacgccgctgtcagGGAGCCGCTCGCAGCCCTACACGCCGGGCGGCTCGCGCCCGCagcgcccctccctctccgcccctCTCGTCAACCGGCACACCATCACTCACATCTTCCGCGAGAcgccgcagtcgctgcggcgcagggAGCGTATGGAGCACAACCACTATCACAGCGACCAGGCACTGTGCAAGGATTTCCACTGGCCCCCGCACGACGAGGCGGATGCAGAGCACATGCTGCGGGAGCGCAACGCGACAAagctgctgcgtcacctCACCATAATCAGCTTCTCCCGGCAGCACGTCAGCGGGGTGCAGGAGCTGTTCGACACGTGGGCCAAGAATGGCATTCCCGCGCCGGACATGGGCTTTGGCGCGTACTACTTCTACGTcaaagagaagagcgagaagcTACTGTGCATGAAGCACAACGGCCGAGGTGCCTCCCCGGGCCATGGCTACGGGCGGTGCGACTTTGAGAGTCGCCGCCCGTACAGCACGTGCCGCTACGAGCACGTGTGCCTCTTTTGTCGCTCTAAGGAGCACGGCTGGTTCGAGGAGGGCAAGTGCCAAGGCtaccagcagctgctgactGAGATGGAGGAATTAGGGGtcaccgaggaggacgttGTGACGCTGCTGAACGCGATGGAGAGGCCGGCGAAGCCAACGCGATCCAGGTAAAGCCCCACCTCTCccccgcacgcgcgcagccaTCTTTCGTGTGGCAATCAGCGACGCTCTTCGCATATATGCTTATCGGTCGCGCTCCTCTGACagacgccacgcacgcacgtactAGGCGCCTCGTCGAGCTCGCCCCTGTCCGTCACGTACGTCTGCAGGGTCGAGGAATGTTGCGGTTAGGCGGCGCATTGTGGAGAACATTTTtgctttcctcttttttttttcttggttACCGCGCATTCATGCAGGCCCCTGTGTAttcgcgcgtgcgtgcgtgtgcatgatCGTCCTTCTTAGCCGAAGACGTGTATGTAAAGGTGTACATCAAGGGTGGGATGTGTACGCACCCGTATATTTATCTATGTAATCTGTGGTGTGTTTAGTTGCGTGATTCGTTGTCATGGATGCCGTTGCCGCCTTTTGATGATCATAccgttgtgtgtgcgcatgcctgTACGCGTATGTGTTACCGCGTTGCGATCGCAACGGCGTCCTTTTCTATACCTTTCTGTATATATAGCGTCGCGCTGGCGTGTGTACACCTTCCTCGctttttcttcgctgccTTCGTCGTTCCTGCGCCTTGTTGGGTGCCGCCGTTTtctcctcggcggcagctgtgcgaGCGGCTTCTATCGCCCTTgttgcgcgcacgcgctttaCGACTCTCTTCCGCATTTTGCTCTATCTCTGGCCATTCGAcgtcttcccctctctcctctttcacCGTGTGTGATGTTTCTGTCGTTGCAAGGGCCGAGCAGCGCTCATTTTGTGTTGTTTccttttgttgtttgctgCGAGCCACGGTGTGGTCTTCTGTGCCCCCGGCGTTTGCtagctctccctctccgtttCTCTCGCCTTGCACACGTTGCTCTACTTTCaggccgctgcggcatctctctcttccatTTTTGTCGTGGTACTGCCGTTGGTATCGCCTGGTTGCGCCTAcagatgtgtgtgtgtgtgtgtgtgtttgtgagCGTCTTGTCTACCTGCGTTTTCTGTCTTTCTGATCAGTGACGGCAATAGACTTGAGATTCTTCGCTTTTTGTTCGCGTTCTCTCTTCTCATCGATACGTActgctgttttgttttttcttCAAGTGCTCTGATACTCACGGAGACTCTTCCTGCCACACGATAgccaacacacgcaccgacccccccccacacacacacacacgcccgtCCTACTAGGAGGCTCAATCCAGCTTGTACAGGTACTCGgtccctctttttttcttttgatTTCTTTTGAATGCTATGCTCGAAGGCGAGTTGGACCTGTTATGTCTGTGTGGTGTTGTCGAGCCACTGCAGCTGCTACTGCTTCTTTGTTGCTGTGCTCACCATCGCTCAtccatctcctccccctcccgttCACTCCCTCCTGTGGTCCgactctctctgtctctgcctcttttctttacctcttcttcctctaGATCTCTAAGCTCTGATTTTCTTTGCTGCTTCACGATTCCCGAACCTTTTTGTGTGCTCTTGTCGACTTCTTTTCTGTGTCACCGGTGCTGTCCCGTCACATACTCCACCACCGCTTGTGTGTCTTtgcgtggctgccgctgccgctgcctcttcccCTGTTTCTTTACGGGTTTCTGCAGTGCCCAGCGTCTCTTCTTcaagtgcgcgtgcgcttgcgGGCATCGTAGGTGGTTTACGTGTTCCACCTCGAGAAACACAACGCTgttatatgtgtgtgtgtgtgtgtgcatgtcaGTGCCTGTGTCTAGGCATGCAAGATGGTTTTCCGTTTATACAGAGAGTGCCCGTCACCTTCTTGACATGTTTGCCTCTCCATCCCTCTTGCCCCCTAATGTGCTGTGAACGCTCGCTCTAACGCTTGTGTTTTGCCGTGTATCGCGGATGTGCGGATGTGACTCACCTTTTCCCTCTTGCTCCTGCCGGCGCGGCTGTTCTTGTGGCTGTTGCTTCATAGTGGCAATGTCGCCGGAGTAGAGAACAGCATCTCTGGTGGgggctctcttcctcccttccctgTCCTCTAGtgtgtggcgcagctggactGTGTGACGTTGGCGGAGGCCGTTTTTTTATGTTTAGCCTTTGCTTGTGTTCTTGTGTACGGGGTTGCGCGGTGTCGTGCACTGGGcaccttttctctctctctctctctgagaCCCCTCTCTGTATATATTTTCTGGCgtctcgtgcgtgtgtgtgtgtgtgtgtgtgtgtgtatgtgactctatctctgcgtgcgcgcttcgCCTACCTTGCCAATTTttccccatcccctccctccctcgtgGCGCGTTGGTTTCGGTGTTTATAGTTTCCTCTATTGTgccaccacacacaccactCTCTCTGTTGCTCGCTTGCCActcccttcttccctctttttgATGTTTCCGTGGCTTCTCACCTTCTTTTATTTCCACGTCATTTGCTTCTCTCGTCATGTGCGCCTCCGTGCCTGTTTCTTCgttacgtgtgtgcgtgtggttgTCTCTTGTCTGGTCCctcatcacctcctcctgcccGTTCTCCTGCATCTTCTGAGTCCTTCCCTCCCGAAGCGAATCGAGTGGCCAGATGatgcgccccccccctctctctctccctcccacacatgcacgcagcaacaacaacaacagtgAACAACGCACGGGCAAAGAAAGAGCCGTAGCTGATGATTTAGCAGGGAGACGAGAGCACGGACAATTTGCCTagctctcctcccctttctgGCCAAGGCTGGACAATGGTggcgcgcctctctcacGTGCACGGGGTGGGGATGGGCACCGCGTCTCACCCTCTCCTATCTCTCTGACGTGTCCTCATGCCTGGGggatgcacacatgcagtGCATCTCAAGCTCTTCAAGTAAAAACAAAACGGCCAGAAACTGGCACCGATCAACCCTCACGTCTTCCCTTCTGCCTCTGCTCGACGtcactctttttttttttttgtgcacCACACAGCACATCCTCCATCCTTCCACCTGCGCCCCGGCCGTGTGCGGCGGTGTGCCTTTGTACAGCCGATCAATGCATGCCGTCATGCGTGTATCTTGAGCATTTGCTTGCCTTTGCTTCTCTGGCCAGCcctttgcttttctttgcttgGGCGCAtcttctttctctgctcTGGTGGTGCCGCCACGTGGTGGTTTGCTTGCTTCGCTTGCAAGGCTGCTTTgccgttctctctctgtgtgcgcgtgtgcgacgccgtcgccgtctccatcCCCATCGTccccgtcggcgccgtctcgTGCTGATCGCtgttgcgtgcgtgagagCGGACGTGTGCAAAGCGGGGAAGGGTGAGTTCAACGGCGTCATCTCTCGCAGCGAGTCTTcgtccctcttcctcttcctcttcttgtctggtgcatcttttttttttttttttcgcgttgCCGATGTCCATCTCGGGTGCGGCTCCCCCGGAGCCTCTGTGTGGGAGGGAGTCGGGCGGCAATGTACCAGGCAGTATGGAGGCGCTCATCAAGAAGCTTCACCCTCTCTACACTcagcgcgtgcagccgctAGAGGAGATGTACAGCTTCGACGTCTTCCGCCCCAGCTGGTATGAGGAGACAATCCTCAACGAACGCCCCTTCATTTCGCTGTTTGGTCCGTGGTCGGCTGGCAAGACCACCTTCATCAACTACCTCTTGCAGAGCAACCACTTGTGGACTGGGCCGCAGCCGACAACGGCAGAGTTCACGGTGGTGATGTACGGCAAAGAACCGGGCCCGGTTGCCGGCCAGGCGCTGGCCAACTCGAAGCATCTGCCGTTCAAGGGGCTTCTCGATTTTGGCGAGTCCTTCATCAGCAACCTTAAAGGCTTCCAGGCGCCCCATGCACTCCTGGAGCGCGTCACGCTCATCGACACTCCTGGCGTGCTGGAGAGCTCTAAGGACATTCACCAGCGCAAATACGACTACGTGAACGTGTGCCGCTGGTTTGCGGAGCGAAGCGACTTGATCTTCGTCTTTTTCGACCCCAGCAAGCTGGACGCCGGCGGGGAGCTTCGCCAGCTCTTTCAAACCTCCTTCAAGGGGATTGAGAATCGTCTCCGTCTCGTATTGAACAAGGCTGACACCATCTCCACCCAGGAGCTCATGCGGGTCTATGGCAGTTTGTTCTGGAACTTATCCAACTTCATCAACACAACGGAGCCGCCGCGAGTCTACGTTGGCAGCTTTTGGGATAAGCCGTACAGCCCAAACTCCTTCTCTCGTCTCTTCGCTGAGGAGAAGTTAGACCTGCTGCATGAGTTGCTCGACGTCATCCCGCAACAGGCGAGGGACAAGAAGATCGCGTCGCTTATTCGGCGAGCCAAGGAGGTGCTCGTGCACGCCGCCATCATTGGTGGCATCCGGGCCGACCTGCCAGTTCTCTTCGGCAGGTCCAaggcgaagaaaaaggccgcggagcagctgccAAGGCGCTACGAACTCATCGGCGCTCGCTACAAGATGAACCACCGCGACTTTCCTCCTGTGCAGGCGTATCGGTCTTTTCTGGAGCGCTTCGACGTCGCGAAGTTCCCACCGCTGCAGAAAGCGGAGAAGGCTGGTCTCATCCGTGGCATTCAAGAGCTGATTGACACGATCCTGCCATCCATGCTGCGGCCAGTGTGCAACACCCGAGCTGCAAACCCGTTTGAGGAGGATAAGCAGACGGGCTTGCTGAGCATGTACCGCGATCACGTGTTCTTGCAGCGCGATGGTCGGTCTGGCATGCAGGGGGGCACTGACAaggtcgccgccaccatggGTGAGGGGATGCGCGACTCGGCGACCACGGGTCTGTCTTCCAgtgttgccgccgcccccgcatCCGGCCCGTCGTCTCTACTTGGCCCCGGCACCGCAGTTACAGCACCTTCTGCGTCGCCATCCTTCACAGAGTCGCCTTCCCTCGCGATGGCTGCTTCTtccacggctgccgccgctccgtcgccgccgccgccgccatcatcagccgcggcgacgtcgtcgccggctgACATGCAAGCCATGATGGCGATAATGCAGCAGATGGTCGCAtatcggcagcagcaacaacagcaagaCCGACagagcagcagtgcaccTGCGACCGTCAACTCACACGGGACACTATCCTCATCGTCCCCACAGACATCGGGAAATCCTGTTGAGTCCTCCGTTCCGGTGACCCCGCAAGAGTCGGACCTCAACAGCGAACCGTGCCCACCTACCGTGGTGCCTCAACCCGGCCTGTCCAACAACTGCGCTACCCAGGTTAATGCATGGGCTGGCGAGGACGTGCCAAAATCGCAACACTGAACCGAGCGCTGTGCTTCCTGCGTATCACAAgcttgtctctctctattCTCATTCTCGGCCAACAAGGAGGATCACTGATCTGCCGCTGTGGGCGCGTCTAacttcttcttccctctcttccttcctttGCGCGTCTTcttgtgtgcgggtgtgctcGCGGTCTCTCCGTGGTCTCCTCATGCTCACCCATGACGACACCACCTTGCTCAGTGTATGATGGTGCATGCCGTGTGGTAACGGCTCTTGGGGGATGGCAGGCGGGGTCAGAGCTTGGCTCCGCCACCCCTTCCTCCGCTCCTGTCTTTACGCGACCTCACTATCCCCTTTCTCCGTGGCGCTCCCCCGTTCGCTAGTCTCTCCTTCAAccgttgcttttttttttctgtgcgctgccgcctggtCATGAAGACCTCGAATGGTGCGGCCAGGAGTTGGAGAGCGTTTGTCCACTGCCCTCGCTTTATGAGGTAGGGCGCCATCAGCGCAAGGCCCACCCTGCACTCCTGACGCACACAAATCGGAAGGGACtgaggaggggcgggggggggggcaacgaAGGGAGACGTTGATGCTGCACGTGTACCTAAAAGAGACGCCCTGGCCATCGCTGAGATGGGGTAGCGGGGGTGCGGACACACGCACCAACAAGTTCCAAAGAGGCTTTCTCAACTTTCACTGACGCTGCGCatgcgacgccgccaccgcttctGTCAAGGATGTGCGCAAGAGGCGGGGATGGGGGCATGCATGTGGGAAtaaaggggagagggtgtgCCGTTCCACCCTGTCCTCCGCTATCTTCACATGGCTGTCACGTTGAAGCCCCTTCCTGCGGGTGCTGTGTGACTTGAGTCTCAGCGCCGCACCACTAGCTTCTCACTGCTCTCCACACGTCGACCCCTCGGTTTCCACTTTCTAcgcttttcttctctttgGTTGCTTCTGCATGTCGGGTCACATAAACTGCGACGGTTGctacctgctgctgcgccctaCCGCGTGAaccacgtgcgtgcgccttctGGCCGCATGACCACCTCGTTGTTGATACCGCAGACGACTGCATCGCTGGtgcgcgcagacacagacTGTAGTGCGTGGCGAatgaagagaggagaaagggcCGTCacactctccctccctcgtaCCGCTCTGGCTTCTGGGCAGCGTGCAAGGCACCCatgcacccacacacgcacacatttCAGCAACGCCCTTccgttgccgctgttgtAACGGCCGCCACCCTAAAGCCTCTGCTTTTCCAACGCTGTGTGGCTGTTTCGTcgcgagggagaggtgaGTGGGGGACGCCCACCACCAGCGATACCGCGAAGAGcatgcagcgcagcatcTCTCTTGCACCGCTTTCACTTCCTCCCTCATCCTGCGCTTATCGAGTGCGCGTGTACAGTGACGCACAGTTCCCTCACTCAGTGCTCGGCGGGACACGATGCGCGACGAAGTCCGTGATGATGGCCTACAtgcaacgccgccgtcgagcagTTGTGACAGCCACAATGGCAGTCATGTCCTCCATGACCCAGAGCTGCTTGATTTGATGGAGGCTGCGGAGGATacggcgctgctcttccgCGTTCGAGCCGACTACAGCGAGGCACCGCCTTCCAACAATGAAATCGCTTTTAGCATGTCAGAGCAAAAGCCCACCGCCGCGAGCACAGACGGCCCGGCAACCGTCGATATacctgccgcagcgtcgctgccttGCCTGCCCACTTCGCTCCTCGTTGGCGGATCGCTGTTTGTGCGTGAGACTCCGGTGCCGTCGCCCGCTGCCATAGCGCACGGCAAGACGCCATCTCCCTTCGGAGCGGCGGGTGTCCCAGCTGGCTCGGTCCTCTGCCCTTTCACGCGCGGCTTTGTCTCCATGTGCTCGCCACACTGGGGCCACCTGTGCGCTGTCGGTTTCAGAGTTCGTATGTCGCTGCACGGTGGCAGGCGTGTGGTGCTACAGAAGCCGCACCTACTGCTAGCCCGCGCACGTCAGCTGCAGGATTGCACCATGCAAGACAGCCTCAGGATACCCAGCAAGTCGACGCAGCCTCACAGCGCCAGCTCTGCGAAGACGCTCAAGGACTCTAGGTGCATGGagacgagaaagaggcgTCCAGCAGCGCTTTTCCAGATGTGGGGCTGGAGcccgcacctgcagcagacTCTCGGCGCCACATTGTGCTCGGCCCCACTGGAGAGCGTGGCCGCCTTCCGTGCTGCGGTAGAGGCAAATATGCTCACTGGAGGCTTCTGTAAAGGCGCACAACTCATACCAGTCGCGGGGGCTCGTGGCAGTCGTGCGGTGATGCCAGCTCCTTTCAGCTTAGGGCAGCGCACCACGTCCGTGAGAGATGGAACCCGAGAAGgacaggcagcggcgcgctgccCGTGGAACACCCGATGCCGCGTCCtgcagcccccctcctccttgagGCTGGGCTGCTCGTCTACcagcgcggccgcgtcgTGGGTCACCGCGTCGGCATCTGAGCCGATGGGATCGCCGCCGAAACTCCCGCATCCGTGGCATGCGTGGACAGAAGCCCACACGGACCGCCCCACGTTGCGGCTATTCGGCCTACCCGCCTcggtgcgcgctgctttTCTCGACGTTCCTTtcccctcgccctccacatcctcgtcgtcgccgactccagcagcgctgaTGGAGGCCGcctgcggtgccgcgctgTCCCAGCTGGCGGGGCAGGTGCAAGATGCGGTGGAGCAGGGCCAGCTTGCCGCGACGTCGCGACTATACTTCTGCCCCCTCGCCCATGCCGTGGACTACAGTGGCACTCTTGACTTGCGTGCGTTTTCTGTGGAGTGGGGCCGGCGGCactgcgacggcggtggcgcatccgctgcgccgcgaaTAACAGCGGTACTCAGTGACTCGTGCCCTGTGCTATCGCTCGGAGCGGAGCTGCCCATAGGCGATGATGCTGATCCTCCTGATGCGGCGGCCGGACGCGCCGCTTCCACTCCGCCGCTGAGAGTGGTCTTCTTCAGCAACGCCCACATGCTGTCGAAGCGAGCGATTCGCCGCTTACTAGATCAATGGACCCGGAATGGAGCGTCAGTGCGCAAGctacgccagcagcagcagcgcgcgcgggcCGGGCCGCGCGAGTGGCGCACGCTCATGGGTAGCCGCCTGCTTCTTCCGCTTGATGCCGCGGCCATCCTGCCCCACGTCCGAAGTCTCTCGACTCCCTTCGGCGACGTACAGGCCGTCTTTATTGGTTACACGGCAAGCCAAGGCCCTGTCGAGGGGGCGAAGGTGATGA encodes:
- a CDS encoding sarcoplasmic reticulum glycoprotein, putative; this translates as MSISGAAPPEPLCGRESGGNVPGSMEALIKKLHPLYTQRVQPLEEMYSFDVFRPSWYEETILNERPFISLFGPWSAGKTTFINYLLQSNHLWTGPQPTTAEFTVVMYGKEPGPVAGQALANSKHLPFKGLLDFGESFISNLKGFQAPHALLERVTLIDTPGVLESSKDIHQRKYDYVNVCRWFAERSDLIFVFFDPSKLDAGGELRQLFQTSFKGIENRLRLVLNKADTISTQELMRVYGSLFWNLSNFINTTEPPRVYVGSFWDKPYSPNSFSRLFAEEKLDLLHELLDVIPQQARDKKIASLIRRAKEVLVHAAIIGGIRADLPVLFGRSKAKKKAAEQLPRRYELIGARYKMNHRDFPPVQAYRSFLERFDVAKFPPLQKAEKAGLIRGIQELIDTILPSMLRPVCNTRAANPFEEDKQTGLLSMYRDHVFLQRDGRSGMQGGTDKVAATMGEGMRDSATTGLSSSVAAAPASGPSSLLGPGTAVTAPSASPSFTESPSLAMAASSTAAAAPSPPPPPSSAAATSSPADMQAMMAIMQQMVAYRQQQQQQDRQSSSAPATVNSHGTLSSSSPQTSGNPVESSVPVTPQESDLNSEPCPPTVVPQPGLSNNCATQVNAWAGEDVPKSQH